The Fusarium falciforme chromosome 10, complete sequence DNA segment ACCATAATGTGGGGTAGAAAAGTCTTTCGGCTCCGAGCGGGGACATAACTTCCCTACCTATGCAATAAAGCAGCTCGTGAACCGTCACCGTAGGACTTGGCGTACGTTCGTTGTCCTCAGAAGATCCCAGACTAGCAGCGAGCATGGCCAAGGAACTTCCAGGTGCTAGCGGAGAGGTGCAAgttgtccttcttgatggaggaggcttcACGACGACAGACGACACCAAGATTCATGCTGATGGGCACAGTCGTCCTTATTACCTCTACGACTGGTGCTTCTACTTGTATCACAAACCCACAGGGTCAAGGGTTCTCTGGGACCTGGGCATTAGCAATGTCAGTTGATCTGCTTCAACCCAGAACTCAGTTTGACTGTGATTAGGATCGTGAACTGTACACGCCATTCGTGCTCAATTTCCATTGGCCTAGCTGCAATCCAGTTGGGCCGCGGCGCAGTCTCGTCAATCAGCTCGCCGACTTGGGTGTGGCGAGTGAGCAGATAGACACTGTCATCTTCAGGTGCGTAGATTGTCCCTGAAGCCTCCAAGTGCTGATCAAGACGTGACATAGCCATGCTCACTGGGATCATTGCCGGCCCATAAAGAGCGAATTTCCCAATGCCAAGGTGTTGTTTGGCCCAGGGACAGGCTCTCACTGTTCCCCTGGACATATCCGCGACGGCAAGGTCCAGCCCATGGTACAATGGGACTCTCGCTTCTTTGGAACTTCAGATGTATGTACAGATCCTTACGAAGAGTTGAAAGGGCCCTGGAAGCCGTGGGGCCCATTTGAACAAGCCCTGGACTACTTTGGTGATGGCAGCTTCTGGATTCTGCAGGCGCCTGGCCACATGAAGGGAAACCTGGCGGCATGTGTAAGGTTGAAGTCAGGAGAGTGGGTATTACTGGCAAGCGATTGCTGCCACTCCAAGTAAGTTGACGGATCTTTGCTGGCTTACAAGTCTGAACGACGTGGCCAGGAGACCGGCTGACAACATGCCCTGAGTAGGGAAATTTTTGACGGCGTCAAGCAAATAGCCAACGTTTCCATGCCCGATGGTTCCATGTTTTGCTTGCACGAGAGTCTAGGCGCGGCTCTTGATACCATTGGAAAGCTGAGGATGGCGGTTCGCGATTATGGAATGCATATTGCAATGGCTCACGACGCCGAGTTTATCAAGGAGGGCAAAGACTCTACTCTGATGTCTCTTCTGCATCCTCTGTTTGATGAGGAGTGTTTGGCGAGAATCCGGGCTCATCAGCAGCCTTGAACTCGTTCTAGTTAGTGTTATTTATCTCAACTGTTTACCTACTATGAATGAAACTCTGTACTACATGCTGCATAAACTCCCTTGGCCTCTACATGTGCAGTATTGTGGACGCTTCTACACGAATCACTATCATCTAATATGCTTCTTCCACCAACACGGAAATGAGTAAAAAATGGTTGGCCCATGTATGGCGCATGGTATACAGGATGGGGTACCGAAGGCTCTTGGGGCACTTAAGGAGGGGGTGGGGCCTTCTAGAACGTGGGGTTCATTCATTGACTGCTCATTGAGATGGCCTATTGGAGTGACAGCCAATGCGAACTTGAAAAGGCTTGACTACCGCTTTGATACTTGCTTTCCCTATCGCACATTCTTTTCTTCCTGCCGTCCAACCTCTCTACAATCCTCacctcgacatcatcatggctgtcCTTGGCTACGCTGGTCTTCTAGTCCTTCTTGTGGCATGTATATACTTACGAGGCCGCGGCCGAGGCAAGCTCCCACCAGGGCCCAAAGGCATCCCCCTTCTTGGGAACGCTCACCAGCTTGGCTCCAAACCGCATCGGCAACTGCAACTCTGGGCCTCGCAGTTTGGCAGTGTCTTCACAGTCCGGCTGGGTTGGGAAAACTGGGTCTTCATCAATGACCCTACCAGCGTCCGCGAAATCTTTGACAAGCAGTCAGCCGTCACTTCTGGGAGGATGCCACAGCCTGTGCTCTCGGGCATCCTCTCAGGCGAGAATCGCCTCCTCTTACTCACATACGGAGAGAAGTGGCGCAAGCTCCGAGCCATTGTGCACAAGTCGCTCACACCCAAGGGTTCCAGCACATACAAGCCTGGCCAGGAGTTTGAGGCCAAGCAGCTCATTTACGACATTGCAACCGACAACGCGACACAAGAGGACTTTTATATGCACGTACGCCGCTACACGACTTCGGTGGTTCTTCTAAGCACGTACGGACTTCGCGTGCCTTCATGGGTGAGTGGACTGATGACTTGAATAGAGCCCTGTTctgatggccatggcctggaCAGGACTGTGACGATATCCGCGCCATTTACGGTCTTCTTCACGACTTTTCCCAAGCTGCTCAGCCTGGAGCCTATCTCGCTGATTTGATCCCACCTCTGGGAAATCTGCCATGGTTCCTGCAGTGGTGGCGACCAAGCGCGATCCGGGCGTACAAGAAGCAAAGGAACACATGGATGGGATACTGGAAGAGGCTTCAAACCGCTCTCCAAGAGAATAGGGCTCCGGAATGTCTAGTACGACAGTTGGTCGAGTCTGACCTCAAGAAGCAAGGCATCTCCGAGGTTGAGGCCGGCTTTGCTGCTGGTTGTAAGAATAACCCCAGATCCTGTTTCCAAAGCCTCGCCGACTGACAACGAGGGGTTCAGCAATGATTGAGGCAGGCTCCGAGACAACATCATCCGCTCTCAACAGCGCCATCCTATATCTATCAGCGCACCCAGAGGTACAGGCTATAGCAGACGAGGAGCTATCACGAGTAGTCGGCGACGAGCGATCACCTACCTTcgacgacgaggccgacCTCGCATACATCCGCGCCATTGGCAAGGAAATCCTACGTATCCGGCCGGTAACCACGATCGGAACACCACACTATACTACTGCAGACATCGAGCATAAAGGCTATGTTATCCCCAAGAACACAGTGGTTTGCATAAGCCAGTACGTGCTGCACTTTGATGAAGGCCGCTGGGAGAAGGACGGTGGTCGCTCGTTTGATCCATCACGGTACTTGGCATATCCCGAAAAGGCCGGCGTGTACGCAGCATCGCGGGACGCCAACAGCCGCGATCACTTTGACTTTGGTGCCGGGCGAAGGATCTGCCCCGGGATGCATCTCGCCGAGAACAGCCTCTTCATCACTCTGGCCAAGCTGCTGTGGGCGTTCCGCATTGAACCCGGCCAGGGGCCCGATGGCAAGCCTCTACCCGTGGATCTCTCGGATGATGCGTATGAGCCTGGCGTCAACACATTGCCCAAGCCCTTCAAGGCCCGGTTCATTGCCCGGAATGAGACGAGGGCCCGGGTGCTGCGCGAGGAGTGGGCGGTGGCGCAGAAGCAGGGGTTCTGGCTGGGCGATGTCAAGGTTGACACCAAGGGAGTAGTTGTACAGGAGGGTATGTAAGTAGATTAGATGACTAGATGCCGTAGAGCGAATCATGGGGGTGACATTATCATATGACCTCCATCGTTCTCCACCGCGAATAGATCCCGGGGTTCGGttccccatcttctcctccccgCAATCTAGCCTCTCCGGTCATAGTTTCTGGGGCAGATCATGGGGAGACACAGGCCTGATTGGCTGAGTGATACCCCGGTAATCGCTGAGTCAAGAGCCCAGGCCGACGGTTCAGCTCTGCCATGTCGTCCACCAAATCTGGGAGCCTGAGAGAATTCATCTTGCCTCATCATTCACCTTACCCTGCCCTAACCTGTCCTGCTCTGCTTCACTCCTTCAGACTCGCACTCTTAGAAACCGAATTATTATTCTGGCTTGCATGTCTTCAGCCATTGAGACCAGCGTCGCAGCCACACCTAGAGTCGTTTCACGTAGGGGCCGACCGCGCCGACAGTACAAGTGTCGCCATTGCGCAAAAGCTTTCAAGCGCAGCGAGCATTGCGTTCGCCATGAGCGTACGCACACGCACGAGAAGCCCTTTGCGTGTCGATACTGCTTAAAGTCCTACTCTAGGAAGTATGTGATGCCGCCCGCTGATAGCTCATCGCTGACTTGACTCCCCCACACAGAGACTTGGTCACCAGGCACGAGCGCACTTTACATGCTCACGATCAGGAGGCACAGCAGTACAAACAAAATGACGCAGACGGCGAGTACGTGGCCGATCAAGTAAATGTCGCCTGGGCAGCTCCTGCTCGGTCGGCAGCCCCGGACACGCCTCCGCAAGATCCCCAAGCGCTCGATACCTGTCACCATCTCGATCTTGTACCCAGGGTTGCATCACCGGGGCATGGGAACGGAGGAGCCCTCtcgccgtcttcttcatccacGACGCCATCCAGCACTTCCCAAAGCGTCGCCAGTCGCCTGGCTTCTCTCGACGAGGCAGATTCCGCCGTTGCCATGATTGCCGAGACTGTGAGCATAGGCACCGCCCACCATGGCCCAAGAGATGCATCAGTGGCTGCCGAGAGTGTTTCAGTCAGCCATCCGAGGCCAGATTCTAGCCACAGCTCACAGAATCCGCCTTTCGACCCCTTGCGCCATTCAAGCGACCAACACAACAGTAATGGCGCAATTGATGCAGATATCGCTATAGACATGGACATTGACCATCTGATTCCATATACGCAACCACCAGCGGACAAGGGCATCTCCTCGCATCAGCATcggcagagccagagccagagccaaccTTTGCCTTCCAATCCCATTGTTCCAGACCCCATGCCCTTCACCTTCTCACCGATGCCCGATGTCGACTTGGATCTGTCTGGATTCACATTCACCCCTCTAGCCGCTGATGTATTCGACCTGCCACAGAATCAGCAGAATATTCAGCCCCAATACCATTTCAGCTTAGCCGAACTAGACGCCCTATCTCACTTTGGCCAATCGAACGCCCAGATTCCCCTACAGGACGACTCTCTGAAAAGTGACAATGCTCTCCCAGATACTACTGGGAAAGAAGCTGATCAAAGTGACCTTCCCATATTGCTCTCGGGCGAGCGTGTAGCCTATCCCTCTTTGGTTCTAGATAATAGTACCTACCTCGCCATACAAGCTGATCTCATGGAGCGCCTAAGAGCCAGCCATGTCAAAGTTGACCTCCCTCCTGTTAAACTCTTACAAGGGTTCTTATCAGGCTACATTTCGAGCTTCCACACACACCTACGAATCATTCACCTCCAAACGTTTGACCCAAGGACGGCGCCGAGCCCTCTAGTGCTTGCCATGTGCAGCGTCGGAGCTCTATATCGCCTAGATCGCCGCCGTGCGCGGCATCTTTACGATATTGCAGTCCGTTCTGTCGAAACGGTATGTTTTCCACATGACATAGCCCAGGCTTGGATTCTCCCTCGGCCTGCAAGACGACTGACAGTTTTAGATTGCACGCCCATTGCAACACGATGACAAGACTCTTGTCAAGGACTACTGCCTTTGGTATGTTCAAGCAAGGGTGCTTCTCAGCTTCTACGCCATCATGAGCGGCGACAAAAATCTGGTCTCTAGCACCATGGATAGCAATGGGTTTTATACCGTGGTGAGTATAACCTGCTGACTGCTGAGGCTTCTCCCAGGCCGTCTGGCTGACTGGTGACCAGGTCTTCAACCACGTCAGAGTTTCACTCGGGGGAGACAAGCCTAGCGTGGCTCGGATGACCTGGCACGAATGGATAGAGTACGAGTCCTGGAAGCGACTGCTGGGGGCCCTATTTATAACAAGCACCCTCACAATGGTCTTGTTCGATGCCAACCCGGGGTTCAACGCCACAAAGGACCTTGATTTTGAAACGTTTGAGGACGAAGATTCATGGAGCGCCGAGTCGTCAAATAAATGGCGTGAACTATGGGCAAACCGtctgaagcagcagcagtcaCGTCCTACGAGTCGACGTACGATGCGGCAAGTCCTGACGAACCTCATGTGCCCCAGCAAATCCCCGTCCGACATGGAGCCGCTTCGAATCTCGACCTTTTCGGCCCTTGTTTTGATGCACGCTGTTGTGCTACACATGTGGCAGAGATCCCAAGTCTTTCAGGCCCTTGCAGACTCATCTATCGGCCAGGACCATCTTCGCTCCTCCCTCCTAGAGAGCACGCTCAAGTCCCTCACTCGATGCGAGTCCTTCTTGCGGAGCGGCGAAAAGGATTCATGCCATCCAGATGACAATGGCGATACGGAGACGTCGCTGGTTTTCAATAGCCATGCTGTGCTGAGGATTGCCTACATCAGGCTCTTCAAGCCATCATGTCAGATCAACCTGACATGCCAAGACCCCGTCGATATGGAGGCATCAATCACTTCTTTTGTGACAACAAAGATAGAACGGAGCccgcagctcctcgaggcctGCGTAAAGACGCTGGAGGGGCTGATCATTCCCGTAAGACTGGGCCACATGTTGGTACGAAAGACGGCGGCGTTTCGATGGGGTGTTGAGCATGCCATCGCCGGATGGGAAAGCGGTATGTGAAGGACCTTTGCCTTTTGGCCCCCTTCAGTTGCTTTACTATTCCTTTTCGGTATTCTGACAGCATTTACAGCACTCCTAGTGACCAAGTGGGTGCACTCGGTCGAAATCGACTCCCTGTGTGGCCTACAGCCCACCccggaggaggaaaaggtgtTTGCAATCATCCGAGAGGTGCTTGAGGAGGCAGAGTATGACGGCAGTGAAAGCAAATCACTGGCCGCTGGAGTAGCCCGGACTTGGGGTTGGTTCTTGCAAGATGTAAGCAAAGTCATGCCACTAAAGCTTGCCTGTGCCCTGCTAACCGCAAATCTATTCAGGTATGGATTTGGGCCATCACCCCTCGGATGGGAGCAGCCCTTGGCCTCTTGGCCGACGCCTATGAAAGAATCACGAGATCGAATCGTCGTCATTCACTTGGTAGTGGTCCGTAGACATGAATGGACCATACTTGCAAGCGAGGGAGGCTTGGTGTGTAATCATGAAATGAGTGCATTTAGGCCCTGGGTCAATAATTGACGGGCCATGTATGATATGGTCTAGTCCTTGTATATATCCCTTCCTGGAGCACGTCTAGTGTTTTGATCAAGACCCATTACTTGCTCATCTTTCGACTTGAACCTGTTGTACGTGCACTGAGAGCCGGGTGAATGCGACGGGGTACCTTATCTGGAAAGGGTCATCGATGTGGGGTAACATTTCTTTTCATCCTTCTTCTACTTGTCTCGCCCAAGTGTGTCTACATAGATCACGCCAGGTTCAGTTCCGTCTTCTAACTCAGTAATCCCATCAAAATGACCGATGTTGGCAGCGTGAAAACTGCCTTGTCGGCCCTTGAAGACAAAGCCTTCGGTGTCGCTAAGCTCTCGGCTTTGCGAGGTGGCACCTTTACGCTTCCCAAAAAGACGTTTGTGTCTGGAGAGTCGGACAACGAACGATGTCAGGTCCCTTCTCTGTCTTTTATTATCGTTCATCAACCATCTGCCGTCGGCCCTAGGCGTCTTCTTTTTGACCTGGGGTTGAGAAGAAATACGGAAGAGTATAGCTTGCCAATTCAGAATCACCTCCGGAACCGCCTACCGCTACAGCCTTTGCCAGATGTTCGACAGAGCTTGCTCGCCGCCGGCCTTTCCTGCCAAGACATTGACGAGGTCATCCTTAGCCATGTTCACTGGGACCACATCGGCACACCCTCCGACTTCCCCCAGGCACAGTTCTTGGTCGGAGCAGGATCCCTTGATGTGCTCAGGAATGGCCTAAATGGGCACATGTCCCATTCTCAATTTCAAGCCAACCTATTCGACAATCTCAGCGTGCGTGAGTTTCCCCCTCCAACCCGATATTCAGACGGTTGGCAGGAAGCGGGAGGATTACACATTCGTGGCCTGACCGACGACGGATCGATTTATATCGTCGACTGTCCAGGCCATCTCATTGGACACATTGGCTTGCTGGTACGAAAAGGAATTCGAAAATGGGTGTTATTAATCGGAGACGCCTGCCACGATGAAAGGTTGCTTCGTGGAGACATGTCCATCGCGGAATGGACCGACGCAGATGGCCGGATCTGCTGTATACACATGGACAAGAAGCTAGCAACTGAGACTCTGGCAAAGTTCTCGCTCTGGAAGCAGGTGTCAGACCAGTGTGGCTTTGACTTGCAGATCATTTTTGCCCACGATGCTACCTGGGCACAAAATAACCCGGGCGCATTTTACCCTGGAACTCTATAGTTGCCATAATTATTCCAACTAGCAATTTCTGCCGTTTGTTGCCATAGATGGCCATCTCGATGAAAAATGTCCCCTGTCTTCTAATCCGTGACTGGAAACCATGCATTAAGACCCCATTGATTTAGCCATGGGGGTAAATTACCCCACAACCTCCCTCCACGCTCCAGAGACGCTGAATATCAAGTCCCCCACAAAACTGCAGCTCCTATCCTATCTTGACCACATGCTTCGAAAAGTCTCCTCTTGATCCATCGTATGATTTCAAACACGGCCTTGCTGGCACACACAACGACCCAAAGATGACAGAGTCACTCAACCTCGGTTTCGTAGGCCTCGGGGCCATGGGCCTTCCGATGGCCTCAAatctcatctccaaggcTCCTAGAGGCTCGACTCTTTTTGTCTACGATATTCTTGAGAGTTCCATGAACAAATTGGCTCGGAAGCACCCCGAATCGGTTGTACTTTGCCGCTCTCCGAGAGAGGTGGCTCAAAAAGCTGTAAGTCGCCCCGTCACATTCCCCTCAGAACCTGGGCAGTTCAGCCAGGCTGTCATTCTCTGCCGTGGTCCAAGACTCATGAAAATATTGATAGGAAATCATCTTCACCATGCTTCCAGAAGGATCTCATGTTCGTGCTGTATACCTGGACCCCACGACTGGCATATTGCACCCTGACCTGTCTGCCCGCCTGCTTGTCGACTGCTCCACCATCGACACCAAAACTTCGCTGGATGTGGCCAATGAGGTTGAAAGCCAAAGGCCCAAGCCGGGCTTTTACGATGCTCCCGTATCGGGAGGGACTTTAGGTGCGGAAGCTGCCTCGCTGACCATCATGGTCGGGTGTGCCGACGATGGCTCGGATGAACAGTTTCCCCTA contains these protein-coding regions:
- a CDS encoding Lactamase-B domain-containing protein, with amino-acid sequence MAKELPGASGEVQVVLLDGGGFTTTDDTKIHADGHSRPYYLYDWCFYLYHKPTGSRVLWDLGISNDRELYTPFVLNFHWPSCNPVGPRRSLVNQLADLGVASEQIDTVIFSHAHWDHCRPIKSEFPNAKVLFGPGTGSHCSPGHIRDGKVQPMVQWDSRFFGTSDVCTDPYEELKGPWKPWGPFEQALDYFGDGSFWILQAPGHMKGNLAACVRLKSGEWVLLASDCCHSKEIFDGVKQIANVSMPDGSMFCLHESLGAALDTIGKLRMAVRDYGMHIAMAHDAEFIKEGKDSTLMSLLHPLFDEECLARIRAHQQP
- a CDS encoding Lactamase-B domain-containing protein, which gives rise to MTDVGSVKTALSALEDKAFGVAKLSALRGGTFTLPKKTFVSGESDNERCQVPSLSFIIVHQPSAVGPRRLLFDLGLRRNTEEYSLPIQNHLRNRLPLQPLPDVRQSLLAAGLSCQDIDEVILSHVHWDHIGTPSDFPQAQFLVGAGSLDVLRNGLNGHMSHSQFQANLFDNLSVREFPPPTRYSDGWQEAGGLHIRGLTDDGSIYIVDCPGHLIGHIGLLVRKGIRKWVLLIGDACHDERLLRGDMSIAEWTDADGRICCIHMDKKLATETLAKFSLWKQVSDQCGFDLQIIFAHDATWAQNNPGAFYPGTL